In Paractinoplanes brasiliensis, the following proteins share a genomic window:
- a CDS encoding M4 family metallopeptidase, with the protein MVAATGPAAAAPQDPAAAAALASDKADALVAGRPAILHAGSNETFQQQKVIQSSGLNYVPYKRTYKGLPVEGGDFVVVTDAAGQTKATSVAQSAPIGEVGTVAKISGSAAAATAKEQLKTVNTVEGTKLVVLAEEGQPARLAWQTTVAGTNAEGPSRLTVDVDAATGQVLRTTERVIDVAGTGTGWINGSVTIDTTQSGSSYLLQDPSHTSIRCQNSSGNATFSGPDNVWGNGSGTDRETGCVDAFYVAQKQYAMLSSWLGRNGQNGNGGAWPIRVGLNDQNAYYDGTQIQIGKNTAGQWIASADVVGHELAHGIDDTTPGGISRSGTQEFVADTIGAATEWFINNPNDAPDYQVGEEVNLVGSGPIRYMYNPSLAGDSNCYSSSTPGSEVHAAAGPGNHWFYLMAEGTNPANGQPASTRCSGSGAITGLGIQNAMKIMYNAMLMKTSSSSYLKYRTWTLTAAKNLFPNSCDQFNTVKAAWDAVNVPAQSADPTCSGGGTTPPTTPPTSPPTGTCTGTNGTDVTIPDAGSAISSSIAISGCGRSASATSTIAVNIVHTYRGDLRVDLVAPDGTVYNLKATSSSDSADNVNTTYTKSLSSEAADGTWQLRVQDVYQADTGYINSWTLTL; encoded by the coding sequence ATGGTCGCGGCGACCGGGCCGGCCGCCGCAGCGCCCCAGGACCCCGCGGCCGCCGCCGCCCTGGCCTCCGACAAGGCGGACGCGCTCGTCGCCGGCCGCCCGGCGATCCTGCACGCAGGCTCGAACGAGACCTTCCAGCAGCAGAAGGTGATCCAGTCCTCCGGCCTCAACTATGTTCCGTACAAGCGCACGTACAAGGGCCTGCCGGTCGAGGGCGGCGACTTCGTCGTGGTCACCGACGCGGCCGGGCAGACCAAGGCCACCTCGGTCGCGCAGAGCGCCCCGATCGGCGAGGTCGGCACCGTCGCCAAGATCTCCGGCAGCGCGGCCGCCGCGACGGCGAAGGAGCAGCTCAAGACCGTGAACACGGTCGAGGGCACCAAGCTCGTGGTGCTGGCCGAGGAAGGTCAACCGGCCCGGCTGGCCTGGCAGACCACGGTCGCCGGCACGAACGCCGAGGGCCCGAGCCGCCTCACCGTCGACGTCGACGCCGCCACGGGACAGGTGCTGCGTACGACGGAAAGGGTCATCGACGTCGCCGGCACGGGCACCGGCTGGATCAACGGCTCGGTCACGATCGACACCACCCAGTCCGGCTCGTCCTACCTGCTGCAGGACCCCAGCCACACCTCGATCCGCTGCCAGAACTCGTCGGGCAACGCGACCTTCAGCGGCCCGGACAACGTGTGGGGCAACGGCTCCGGCACCGACCGCGAAACCGGCTGCGTCGACGCCTTCTACGTCGCGCAAAAGCAGTACGCGATGCTCTCGTCGTGGCTCGGCCGCAACGGTCAGAACGGCAACGGCGGCGCATGGCCCATCCGGGTCGGCCTGAACGACCAGAACGCGTACTACGACGGCACCCAGATCCAGATCGGCAAGAACACGGCCGGCCAGTGGATCGCCTCGGCCGACGTGGTCGGTCACGAACTGGCCCACGGCATCGACGACACCACCCCAGGCGGCATCTCGCGCTCCGGCACCCAGGAATTCGTCGCCGACACCATCGGCGCGGCAACCGAGTGGTTCATCAACAACCCCAACGACGCCCCCGACTACCAGGTCGGCGAGGAGGTCAACCTGGTCGGCAGCGGCCCGATCCGGTACATGTACAACCCGTCGCTCGCCGGCGACAGCAACTGCTACTCCAGCAGCACCCCCGGCTCCGAGGTGCACGCGGCGGCCGGCCCCGGCAACCACTGGTTCTACCTGATGGCCGAGGGCACCAACCCGGCCAACGGCCAGCCGGCCAGCACCCGCTGCAGCGGCTCCGGCGCGATCACCGGGCTCGGCATCCAGAACGCCATGAAGATCATGTACAACGCGATGCTGATGAAGACGTCCTCGTCGTCGTACCTGAAGTACCGCACCTGGACGCTGACCGCGGCCAAGAACCTGTTCCCGAACAGCTGCGACCAGTTCAACACGGTCAAGGCGGCCTGGGACGCGGTCAACGTGCCCGCCCAGTCGGCCGACCCGACGTGCAGCGGTGGGGGCACGACCCCGCCGACGACTCCTCCCACTTCCCCTCCGACGGGCACCTGCACCGGCACCAACGGCACCGACGTCACGATCCCGGACGCCGGGTCGGCGATCAGCAGCAGCATCGCGATCAGCGGCTGCGGCCGGTCCGCGTCGGCGACCTCGACGATCGCCGTCAACATCGTCCACACGTACCGGGGTGACCTGCGCGTCGACCTGGTAGCGCCCGACGGCACGGTCTACAACCTCAAGGCGACCTCGTCGTCCGACAGCGCCGACAACGTCAACACGACATACACGAAGAGCCTGTCGAGCGAGGCCGCCGACGGGACCTGGCAGCTGAGG
- the def gene encoding peptide deformylase, with amino-acid sequence MSPEHPIPAQRRSPEQQPSPTPGQRMIELGIVQAGDPALRTPARPFELPREAAEAHETIARIRAAMDHVARAHPFAKGMGMAAPQIGIDRAATVIRTENRELVLLNPRVVDRSAEQNILYEGCLSFFDVRGEVERPARVDVEHRRPDGTVEISRFRGGLARHVQHEIDHLEGRLYTDRMPAGTNVIPLSEYQGVGRPWRTP; translated from the coding sequence ATGAGCCCGGAGCACCCGATCCCCGCCCAGCGCAGGAGCCCCGAGCAGCAACCATCACCCACCCCGGGTCAACGCATGATCGAACTGGGGATCGTGCAGGCCGGCGACCCGGCGCTGAGAACACCCGCCCGCCCCTTCGAGCTGCCCCGCGAGGCCGCCGAGGCGCATGAGACGATCGCCCGCATCAGGGCCGCGATGGATCACGTGGCCCGTGCGCACCCGTTCGCGAAGGGCATGGGCATGGCCGCCCCCCAGATCGGCATCGACCGGGCCGCGACAGTCATCCGTACGGAGAATCGGGAATTGGTGCTCCTCAACCCGCGGGTCGTCGACCGGTCGGCCGAACAGAACATCCTGTACGAGGGGTGCCTGAGCTTCTTCGACGTGCGCGGCGAGGTCGAGCGCCCGGCCCGGGTGGACGTCGAGCACCGGCGTCCCGACGGCACTGTCGAGATCTCCCGGTTCCGCGGTGGCCTGGCCCGGCACGTGCAGCACGAGATCGACCACCTGGAGGGCCGCCTGTACACCGACCGCATGCCCGCCGGCACGAACGTCATCCCGCTCTCGGAGTATCAGGGCGTCGGCCGGCCCTGGCGCACCCCGTGA
- a CDS encoding helix-turn-helix domain-containing protein, translating to MTSQLELTARTAFAQVLTVWRTRRGLSKKQLAASMGYHPSYISHVESLRHHPTLEFACRAEAVLASGGEIISRYEQCRQAAGEPAPTPVLRNDYEPSPMLPATLVIEEENATLAYADGWYFCRVERVVRNVGDRPVTCYPVRVDVDRYPDQPGVSRRLYAESPLQLSDLDFEAHAGDEQPEPMDVRVTRASDAYVKMVLIFGNARARFPLYPGERTRVTYAYRVPASLWGQWFQRDIRFPTRALTMSLRLPAELAAEVSAETLSYAGIKGFSPTESPGENGTVVYTLRLRELLLTSQIRLRWRFGERAPAGWGDLAA from the coding sequence ATGACCTCACAACTCGAGCTCACGGCCCGTACGGCATTCGCACAGGTGCTCACCGTTTGGCGCACCCGGCGGGGCCTCTCCAAGAAGCAGCTCGCCGCTTCGATGGGCTACCACCCGTCGTACATCAGCCACGTGGAGAGCCTGCGACACCACCCGACCCTCGAGTTCGCCTGCCGCGCCGAAGCGGTCCTGGCGAGCGGGGGTGAGATCATCTCGCGGTACGAGCAGTGCCGGCAGGCCGCCGGTGAGCCCGCACCCACCCCGGTTCTGCGCAACGACTACGAGCCCAGCCCCATGCTCCCGGCCACCCTGGTGATCGAGGAGGAGAACGCCACCCTCGCGTACGCCGACGGGTGGTACTTCTGCCGGGTCGAGCGCGTGGTGCGCAACGTCGGCGACCGGCCCGTCACCTGCTATCCCGTACGCGTCGACGTCGACCGCTACCCCGACCAGCCCGGCGTGTCCCGCCGGCTCTACGCCGAGAGCCCGCTGCAGCTGTCCGATCTGGACTTCGAGGCCCACGCGGGCGACGAGCAGCCCGAGCCGATGGACGTACGTGTGACGCGCGCCTCGGACGCGTACGTGAAAATGGTGTTGATCTTTGGCAACGCGCGGGCGCGGTTCCCGCTCTATCCGGGCGAACGCACCCGGGTGACGTACGCGTATCGGGTGCCCGCCAGCCTGTGGGGGCAGTGGTTCCAACGCGACATCCGGTTCCCGACCCGGGCGCTGACGATGTCGTTGCGGCTGCCGGCCGAGCTCGCCGCCGAGGTGAGTGCCGAGACCCTGTCGTACGCGGGCATCAAGGGTTTCTCGCCGACCGAGTCACCCGGGGAGAACGGCACAGTCGTCTACACGCTGCGGCTGCGCGAACTGTTGCTGACCAGCCAGATCAGGCTGCGGTGGCGGTTCGGCGAACGCGCGCCCGCCGGGTGGGGCGACCTGGCCGCGTGA